One Arthrobacter sp. StoSoilB19 DNA window includes the following coding sequences:
- a CDS encoding very short patch repair endonuclease: MADRSTADKLTPEQRSWNMSRIRGKNTKPELLVRRLLHAKGYRYRLHGRSGGTKLPGNPDLVFAARHKVIFVNGCFWHFHDCRVGLHAPKANAEFWAAKRTRTRERDEGQRRQLEDAGWEVLTVWECELKDRSALETQLVNFLDAGG; the protein is encoded by the coding sequence ATGGCGGACAGGTCCACTGCAGACAAGCTCACCCCCGAGCAGCGCAGCTGGAACATGTCCCGGATCCGCGGCAAGAACACCAAACCCGAGCTTCTCGTCCGCAGGTTGCTGCACGCCAAGGGCTATCGGTACCGCCTGCACGGCAGGTCCGGCGGCACCAAACTGCCGGGAAATCCGGATCTCGTCTTCGCCGCCCGGCACAAGGTGATCTTCGTCAACGGCTGCTTCTGGCATTTCCATGACTGCAGGGTGGGCCTGCACGCTCCGAAAGCCAACGCCGAGTTCTGGGCCGCCAAACGCACCCGGACGCGAGAGCGCGACGAAGGTCAGCGCCGGCAGTTGGAAGACGCCGGCTGGGAAGTGCTGACAGTCTGGGAGTGCGAGCTGAAGGACCGTTCAGCCCTCGAAACCCAGTTGGTGAACTTCCTGGACGCCGGCGGCTGA
- a CDS encoding pyridoxamine 5'-phosphate oxidase family protein: protein MMFEHADGNPVLELDDEQSWRLLAATQHGRLVVSVAGEPDIFPVNYVTSNRKVYLRTAPGNKLAQLTINAQVLFETDGILSQEAWSVVLRGTARVLSNSDELAAIEELGLKTWVPTLKDFYVEIEPKSVSGRHFVFGEQPEREI, encoded by the coding sequence ATGATGTTTGAACACGCGGACGGCAATCCCGTCCTGGAACTCGATGACGAGCAGTCCTGGCGCCTGCTGGCGGCAACGCAGCACGGGCGGCTGGTGGTTTCTGTTGCGGGGGAACCGGACATTTTCCCGGTGAATTACGTGACCTCAAACCGGAAGGTCTACCTGCGCACGGCGCCGGGAAACAAACTCGCGCAACTGACCATCAACGCCCAGGTGCTGTTCGAGACCGACGGCATCCTCTCGCAGGAGGCCTGGTCGGTTGTCCTGAGGGGCACAGCGCGTGTGCTCAGCAATTCGGATGAGCTCGCAGCCATTGAGGAGCTTGGCCTGAAGACCTGGGTTCCAACACTCAAGGACTTCTACGTGGAGATCGAACCGAAGTCCGTCAGTGGCCGGCACTTCGTGTTCGGCGAACAGCCGGAACGGGAGATCTAA
- a CDS encoding allantoin permease, which yields MGNDTDTTQLLEPAAPSGAAVVGHSPATPTAGNTAALNATKESLEDYTLRFAPRSYRKWSAGVVATSALGGIAYLADFSIGANIGISYGTVNAILGILVAAVVIFATGFPLAYYAARYNIDLDLITRGSGFGYYGSVVTNVIFATFTFIFFALEGSIMAQGLELGLGVPQWLGYAASTVIIIPLVIYGMNTLAKLQVWTTPLWLLLMVVPVGYLLMSHPESIDSFFAYTGASGDGGPNLASVMLAAGVCLSLMAQIAEQIDYLRFMPPRTEANKGAWWRAVILAGPGWVIFGAIKQIVGLFIAIYLIATLDPAASATANEPVHQFLGVYQEMMPAWLAMTLAVVLVVISQIKINVTNAYSGSLAWTNSFTRITKTYPGRMVFVVVNLLIALVLMEANMFDFLNTILGFYANCAMAWVVTVASDIAINKYLLKISPKVPEFRRGMLYAVNPVGFVSMLVSAGISIAVFFGAFGAAIQPYSPTFAVGLALVLPPVLAVLTRGRFYLRRTEDGIDLPMFDADGNPSDAKLLCHVTGLEFERPDMVRSAQDAPDGGIQYVSSLALSTDKTGELVLPAGK from the coding sequence ATGGGCAACGACACAGATACAACGCAATTACTGGAACCGGCGGCACCATCCGGTGCCGCCGTCGTCGGACATTCCCCGGCAACCCCGACGGCAGGCAACACTGCGGCGCTGAACGCCACCAAGGAAAGCCTGGAGGACTACACGCTGCGGTTCGCGCCGCGCTCCTACCGCAAGTGGAGTGCAGGAGTGGTGGCAACGAGCGCGCTGGGCGGCATCGCCTACCTGGCGGACTTCTCGATCGGCGCGAACATCGGGATCTCGTACGGCACTGTCAACGCGATCCTGGGGATCCTGGTGGCAGCCGTCGTCATCTTCGCCACCGGATTCCCCTTGGCCTACTACGCGGCCCGGTACAACATCGACCTGGACCTGATCACCCGCGGTTCCGGCTTTGGCTACTACGGATCGGTGGTCACGAACGTTATTTTTGCGACCTTCACTTTCATCTTCTTTGCGCTGGAGGGCTCCATCATGGCGCAGGGCCTGGAGCTGGGGCTCGGCGTCCCGCAGTGGCTGGGGTATGCCGCCTCCACCGTGATCATCATCCCGCTGGTGATTTATGGGATGAACACCCTGGCCAAACTTCAAGTGTGGACCACTCCGCTGTGGCTGCTGCTGATGGTGGTTCCCGTGGGCTACCTGCTGATGTCCCATCCGGAGAGCATCGACAGCTTCTTCGCGTACACGGGTGCGTCCGGCGATGGCGGACCGAACCTGGCGTCCGTGATGCTCGCAGCCGGAGTGTGCCTGTCCCTGATGGCGCAGATCGCCGAGCAGATCGACTACCTCCGGTTCATGCCGCCGCGTACCGAGGCCAACAAGGGAGCCTGGTGGCGTGCGGTGATCCTTGCCGGTCCGGGCTGGGTGATCTTTGGGGCGATCAAGCAGATTGTGGGACTGTTTATCGCCATCTACCTGATCGCCACACTGGACCCCGCCGCCTCTGCCACGGCCAATGAGCCCGTGCACCAGTTCCTGGGCGTCTACCAGGAGATGATGCCGGCCTGGCTGGCCATGACGCTGGCCGTGGTGCTGGTGGTCATCTCGCAGATTAAGATCAACGTCACGAACGCTTATTCGGGCTCCCTGGCGTGGACCAACTCGTTCACGCGCATCACTAAGACGTACCCGGGCCGGATGGTGTTCGTCGTGGTGAACCTGCTGATTGCGCTGGTTCTGATGGAAGCGAACATGTTCGATTTCCTCAATACCATCCTCGGCTTCTACGCCAACTGCGCCATGGCCTGGGTGGTCACGGTGGCGTCCGATATCGCCATCAACAAGTACCTGCTGAAGATCTCGCCGAAGGTGCCGGAGTTCCGCCGCGGCATGCTGTACGCCGTGAACCCGGTGGGATTCGTGTCCATGCTGGTGTCCGCAGGAATTTCCATTGCCGTGTTCTTTGGTGCGTTCGGTGCCGCAATCCAGCCGTACTCGCCCACTTTCGCGGTTGGCCTGGCGCTGGTCCTGCCGCCGGTTCTCGCTGTGCTGACCCGCGGCAGGTTTTATCTTCGCCGCACCGAAGACGGCATTGATCTGCCCATGTTCGACGCCGATGGGAACCCGAGCGACGCCAAGCTCCTGTGCCACGTGACGGGGTTGGAATTCGAGCGGCCGGACATGGTGCGTTCCGCGCAGGACGCTCCCGACGGCGGTATCCAGTACGTTTCTTCGCTCGCCTTGTCGACGGACAAGACAGGGGAGTTGGTGCTCCCAGCCGGAAAATAG
- a CDS encoding DUF6318 family protein: MLPEVAKTETKEGAEAFTKYWFSVLSYAYETGDTVALSKLSKAECTFCRGLVDDIEAAWAEGKWISGGQIEVPVATAKPSTNGSMQVVLQVLQKELAIHNHDGSLYQEKTAATNAGSVAMVKFADAAWVVNDLGLTR; the protein is encoded by the coding sequence GTGTTGCCGGAAGTAGCCAAGACGGAAACGAAAGAAGGGGCAGAGGCATTTACTAAGTATTGGTTCTCCGTCCTGAGCTATGCATATGAGACGGGTGACACTGTTGCTCTATCGAAGCTTTCCAAAGCTGAATGCACCTTCTGTCGGGGTCTCGTTGACGATATCGAAGCTGCTTGGGCTGAAGGTAAGTGGATTTCTGGCGGCCAAATAGAAGTTCCGGTTGCTACCGCCAAGCCTTCCACCAACGGCTCTATGCAGGTGGTTCTACAAGTACTTCAGAAAGAACTGGCTATCCATAACCACGACGGAAGCCTCTATCAAGAGAAGACAGCCGCAACAAATGCGGGAAGCGTCGCGATGGTGAAGTTCGCCGACGCAGCATGGGTGGTCAACGACCTTGGGCTGACCCGATAG
- a CDS encoding PKD domain-containing protein has translation MPDPGTGEFSRAEPGTVSTDPNEYKYELQCHLGGGDFDTPCLARQLDCKDREDGAKGIPVVWLSRPRGVPGAVWAHHSGPTCLYDPKPEDLLPRIAADIQRQFQNLPVNAGKVVAQPSPNTLRGAETNFYAEAIEQQFDITMFGQQVHVVATPVQYTWNYGDGTVFGPQPSMGGALPQDRWGEKTRTSHAYASTGDFQVVLTTSFQGTYSVNSGPPLPIPGQGQFSAPPQGISVWRSLTRNYADDCNANPQGQGCPGAGAPR, from the coding sequence GTGCCTGACCCCGGTACTGGCGAATTTAGTCGTGCTGAACCTGGGACTGTAAGCACCGACCCCAACGAGTACAAGTACGAGCTCCAATGCCACCTCGGCGGAGGAGACTTTGACACCCCTTGCCTTGCCCGCCAGCTCGACTGCAAGGACCGGGAGGACGGTGCCAAGGGCATTCCGGTCGTGTGGTTGTCGCGGCCGCGGGGCGTGCCCGGCGCGGTTTGGGCGCATCACTCAGGACCCACCTGCCTTTACGACCCGAAGCCCGAGGACCTCCTGCCCCGGATCGCCGCCGATATCCAGCGCCAGTTCCAGAACCTGCCGGTCAACGCCGGGAAGGTTGTGGCGCAGCCCAGCCCCAATACCCTCCGGGGCGCGGAGACGAACTTTTACGCGGAAGCGATTGAACAGCAGTTCGACATCACCATGTTCGGCCAACAGGTACACGTGGTGGCGACACCCGTCCAATACACCTGGAACTACGGGGACGGCACGGTTTTCGGCCCCCAGCCGTCAATGGGCGGCGCCTTGCCGCAGGACAGGTGGGGCGAGAAGACCCGGACCAGCCACGCCTACGCATCCACCGGCGATTTCCAGGTGGTGCTGACAACCTCGTTCCAAGGCACCTATTCGGTGAACTCCGGTCCACCCCTTCCGATACCCGGCCAGGGCCAGTTCAGCGCGCCCCCGCAAGGGATCAGCGTCTGGCGCTCGCTCACCCGCAACTACGCCGACGACTGCAACGCCAATCCCCAGGGGCAGGGCTGTCCGGGTGCCGGAGCGCCACGGTAG
- a CDS encoding alkene reductase, with translation MLFSPLTLGELELPNRLVMAPLTRLRAGQEGIPGPLVVEHYRQRASLGLIVSEGTYPTPAGQAYPGQPGIVTQEQVAGWKKVTDAVHAEGGRMFAQIMHGGRVSHPDITGGLHIVAPSAVAIDGDVRTPAGKKPYPVPQALTTDELPVVIQEIVNASLNAIEAGFDGVELHSANGYLLHEFLAPNSNIRTDSYGGSPENRARFVIETVNAVVAALGANRVGLRISPEHNVQGIAETDAADVRATYEVLVDSIAPLNLAYLSILHHEPAGELVQDLRVRFGGTFLVNTGFGVVTTREEAVSLVAEGHADAVVVGRPAIANPDLARRWKESLPLNEPDASTFYAEGATGYTDYPAYQG, from the coding sequence ATGCTGTTTTCCCCACTCACCCTCGGCGAACTTGAACTTCCCAACCGGCTGGTGATGGCACCCCTGACCCGCCTCCGCGCCGGTCAGGAAGGCATCCCGGGCCCGCTCGTCGTCGAGCACTACCGCCAGCGCGCGTCCCTTGGCCTCATCGTCAGCGAGGGCACCTACCCCACCCCCGCAGGACAGGCCTATCCCGGCCAGCCGGGCATCGTCACCCAGGAGCAGGTTGCAGGGTGGAAAAAGGTTACGGATGCCGTCCACGCCGAAGGCGGGCGCATGTTCGCCCAGATCATGCACGGCGGCCGGGTTTCGCACCCTGACATCACCGGCGGTCTGCACATCGTCGCCCCCAGTGCCGTAGCGATTGACGGCGACGTCCGGACGCCGGCCGGCAAGAAGCCCTACCCGGTGCCGCAGGCACTGACCACCGACGAACTCCCCGTCGTCATCCAGGAGATCGTCAACGCCTCCCTGAACGCAATTGAGGCAGGGTTCGACGGTGTGGAACTGCACTCGGCCAACGGTTACCTCCTGCACGAGTTCCTAGCGCCGAATTCCAACATCCGGACCGACAGCTACGGCGGATCACCCGAGAACCGCGCCCGTTTTGTGATCGAAACGGTCAACGCAGTGGTTGCCGCCCTCGGCGCGAACCGGGTGGGCCTGCGCATTTCCCCGGAGCACAACGTCCAGGGCATTGCCGAGACCGACGCCGCGGATGTTCGTGCTACGTACGAAGTCCTCGTGGACAGCATTGCGCCGCTCAACCTCGCCTACCTGAGCATCCTGCACCACGAACCTGCCGGCGAACTTGTCCAGGACCTTCGCGTACGCTTCGGCGGCACCTTCCTGGTGAACACAGGCTTCGGCGTGGTCACCACCCGGGAAGAAGCCGTGAGCCTGGTGGCTGAGGGCCATGCGGACGCCGTGGTGGTGGGCCGCCCCGCGATCGCTAACCCGGACCTTGCCCGCCGCTGGAAGGAAAGCCTTCCGCTGAACGAGCCCGACGCCTCCACCTTCTACGCCGAAGGCGCCACCGGTTACACGGATTACCCGGCCTACCAGGGCTGA